One Accipiter gentilis chromosome 11, bAccGen1.1, whole genome shotgun sequence DNA window includes the following coding sequences:
- the TMEM243 gene encoding transmembrane protein 243, whose protein sequence is MEGFAARSYGTGGADNRPLFGETSARDRVINLVVGGLTSLLLVVTLISAFVFPQLPPKPVNVFFAFCISLCCISAGILIYWYRQGDLEPKFRNLIYYILFSIVMLCICANLYFHEVGK, encoded by the exons ATGGAGGGCTTCGCCGCCCGCAGCTACGGCACCGGCGGGGCCGACAACCGGCCGCTTTTCGGGGAGACCTCGGCCAGG GACAGAGTCATCAATCTAGTTGTTGGCGGCTTAACGTCCTTGCTGCTTGTA GTCACTCTAATCAGTGCTTTTGTCTTCCCGCAACTACCTCCAAAACCTGTGaatgtattttttgctttctgcatctCCTTGTGTTGCATTTCTGCTGGCATACTT ATCTACTGGTATCGGCAAGGAGACCTGGAACCTAAATTTAGGAACCTTATTTACTATATATTATTTTCTATCGTCATGTTATGTATATGTGCCAACCTGTACTTCCATGAAGTGGGTAAATGA